A region of the Leishmania panamensis strain MHOM/PA/94/PSC-1 chromosome 21 sequence genome:
CTGACAGCTCGCTGCTGGCGATTGCGCAGTCAGACAGTATTGTGTTTGTATACCGCCTCGGGCTGGaatggggagagaagaaggcgatCCGCAACAAACTCTCGCAGACATCGCCGGTGACGTGCGTAGCATGGCCCAACACGTCCTCTCAAGGGGTGGAGCTCATTGCCTTCGCCACGCTGGATGGCAGCGTGAAGGTGGGCATGCTGAAGGCCAACAAGTCACACGTCCTCTATTCACACGACCACCCGGCCGTGTCGATGTGCACCAGCCGAGACAACACGAAGATCCTCACAGGCCACCTGGACGGCACCGTCTACCAGTATGTCTTCGAAGCCTCCGAGGACGGCGCCGAGGTGGCTGGGGCGAAGCGGCTCTTCGTGCACAGTTGCGCGCCGTATATGCTAGCCTGGGGCGAAAGCATCTGCGCGGCCGGTACCGACTGCCAGGTCGGCTTCTACACTCCAAAGAGTGGCCATAAGCCGCAAGTGATCCCGTTTGATCCGAAGGAAGTCGGCAGCTTCACCGGTGGGGTCTGCAATCCGAGTGGACAggccgtcgccatcgccggACGCGAGCAGATCCGCGTCTTCGACCTCAATATCCGCTCTCGAaagtgggaggagggcgctgtggtgcaccTGCCGCACAGCGAGGGCTTCAGCGCGATGCAGTGGAAGCGCGATGGCAGCCGACTCGCCACCGGGTCTGTCACGGGCTCTGTGGACCTGTTTGACTGCTGTCTGCGCCGCTACCGCATGCGCGGCGCGTACGAGTTCACGTACGTGAGCCACAGCCAGGTGATCGTGAAGCGGCTGGCGAGCGGAACGCGGCTGGTGTTGCAGTCCTACATGGGCTTCGAGATTCAGAAAGTGAACGTCTACCAGGACCGCTACCTTGTCGCCCACACCTCTgtcactcttcttcttggcGACTTGGCATCGCACAAGCTGAGCGAGGTGCCGTGGCAGCTCACCGGGCGCGAGAAATTCACCTTCGAGAATGAGCAGATATGCATGGTCTTCAACGTTGGCGAGCTGTGCCTTATCGAGTACGGCAAGAATATGATCCTTGGCACGTGCCGAACTGAGGAACGCAACGCGCACCGCATCAGCGTGCGTGTCCTCAACCCCCTTGCAAGCGACcccggcgctggtgcggcggctgGCAGTGGAAGTGCCGGCGGGCAGCGTCGTGAGGTGAACACGACGACTGGCTCGCCTATCGTCTCCACTTCTGTGGCAGGCGGCTCTGGGGCCCTCGAGGCTTACAACTCGCGCTGCGTCATTGCGTATCTCATCGACCGGCAGACGATTCAGATCGACGACCTCAAGAGCGGCGTCTCCATTGCCCGCGTGGCGCACGAGTCAAAGATCGACTGGCTGGAGCTCGACTTCCGCGCGTCGCGGCTGCTCTTTCGCGAcaagcagcaccagctgtACCTCTACCACAtcgccacgcagcagcgcaccacgCTCCTGAGCTACTGCACGTACGTGCAGTGGGTACCGCGCAGTGATGTTGTCGTGGCTCAGAGCCGCCTGGAGCTGTGCGTATGGTACAACGTCGAGTCACCGGACCGTGTCACCATCGTGCCGATTCGCGGTGAGGTGGAGGGCATGGAGCGCGGCAACGGCAAGACGGAGGTGATTGTGGACGAAGGCGTCAGTACCGTTGCCTACGCCTTGGATGAGTCGCTCATTGAGTTCCGCGCCGCCATGGAGGAACGCGACCTGGACCGTGCATGCGACTTGCTGGAGCGTACGGCGCTGACCCCTGGCACAGAGGTGATGTGGTGCACACTCGCCAAAGTTTCGTTGCAGGAGGTGAAACTCTTCGTCGCGGAGCGCTGCTACGCCGCCCTTGGCGATGTTGCGAAGGTGAGGGCCCTGCAGCGCATACACCAGCTCGCTGCACAGGCGAGAGCAGACAGCGCTGGTGCCACTACCGGCTACGAGCACTACacggtgctggcggagctgTACATGATGAACAATGACTTCAAGCGAGCTGAGCAGCTCTACCTCGAGAACGGCCGCGTCGAGGATGCCATGCAGGTGTGGGAGGAGATGAACCGCTTCGACGAAAGCCTGACCATTGCCGAGTCACGCGGTCTCGAAGACGTCGCCAACCGCCGTGCCCGGTACTTCGCATGGCTGATGGAGACTCGCCAGTACGAGAAGGCGGGCGAGATCCGCGAGAAGGACGGCAAGTTCATTGACGCCATCAACCTGTACCTGCGCGGCGGTACGCCGGCCCGTGCAGCGCAGGTGGTTTCCGCGAACAACCTGAAGcccgagcagcagcttctggAGGCGAtcgctgcggcgctcttCAAGGCGCAAGTCTTCGAGGCTGCAGGCGACTTCTTCGACAAACTGCACATGACAGACCGCGCGATCGATGCCTACAAGCGCGGCCACGCCTTCAGTCGCGCCGTCGACTATGCCAAGACAGCCGCGCCTCAGCAGGTTGTCCCGCTGGAAGAGGCGTGGGGTGACTACCTTGTTTCACAGAAGCACGTCGATCAGGCCATCAACCACTACAACGAGGCGGGCAAGTACGGCAAGGCGGTGAAAGCGGCGCTGGATTCGCGGCAGTGGGCAAAGGCGGCGGCCCTCCTCGAAACGCAGAGGAACAGCGGCGTGGGCAGCTCTGGAGCGCCGGCTGACACAGCCGCGCCGGTCGACGCGGCTACGAAGAGTGCGTACCAGCGGATTGCACACCACTACGAGGAGGTGCACCAGTAcgccgaggcggagaagtTCTACATCAAGTGTGGCGCCGTCAGCGACGCTGTCGACATGTACTCGCGCGCTGGCATGACAGACCACATGTACCGTGTTGCTCAGCGCCACCTGGAGCAGGACAAGTTAGTCGAGCTCTTCGTGAGCcaggcgaagcagctggagaCGAAGGGCGActacgccgctgccgagcgcATCTACCTGAAAGTAAACGACGCAGATGGCGCCATAATGATGTACCGCAAGAACCGCGACTACACAAACATGATGCGACTTGTGCAGGCATACCGGTCAAGCTACGTTGTGCAGACGCACCTGGCGCTGGCCTCGCAGTTCCAGAAGGAGGGTAACCTCAAGGCGGCCGAGACGCACTTCATTGCCGGCAAGGACTGGAGCCGTGCCGTCTCCATGTACCGCGATCGAGACCTCTGGGACGATGCGGTGCGCGTGGCCAAGGTGCACGGTGGCACCAATGCGGCGAAGCAGGTGGTCGTGTCGCGTGCGACGGTGATGGACAGCGAAGagggtgtgcagctgctcggcaaGTTCAACCTTGTCGAGGCTGGCATCGACGCGGCGCTGGAGAGTTCCAAGTTTGACCTGGCGCTCCAGTgggcgcagctggcgcagccgGCGAAGGTGCCGTACGTGTACCTCAAGTACGCCATGCACTACGAGGACCAGGGCGACTTCCGCATGGCCGAGGAGGCTTTCATCAAGTCTGGCAAGCCGCGCGAGGCGATTGACATGTATGTGCATCAGCATGACTTCACGAGCGCGATGCGCGTCGCTGAGCACCACGACCCGTCTGCGGTGCCGCATGTCTGCGCCACCAatgggcgtgtgtgctttCAGCAGGGCAACTACAAggaggccgaggcgctgctcctgcgtgCCAACGCGCCagagacgctgctgaagaTGTACGTTGACGCGAAGATGTTCCGCGAGGCTCAGCGGGTGGCGAAGGAGTACTGCCCGGAAATGCAGGGCGATGTGGCAAAGCGCATGGCGCTAAACTCGAACGACCCACAGAAGGCCGGAGCGGTCTTGGAGGAGAATGGCGAGTACCAGCTGGCCATTGACACTTACCTGGCGGCGACACCCGAGGTGGTCCCGGACCCGGCGACCCTCGCGAATCTATGGGTGCGCGCCGTGAAGGTGGCGcagaagcacacgcgcaaCTTACTgaaagaggtgctgcgcagcgccaccgacaAGCtcaaggcggtgcagcgctaCGTCGAGGCGGGTAAATGCCTGGAGGACTGCGAGGACTACAAGGGCGCCATCAATATGTACGTGCAGGCGCACAAATTTGACATGGCTGAGACACTGGCGAAGCGTGTGAGTCCCGAGCTGGAGAGCTTCGTGAAGCGTGCCATCGTGCAGGACAGCATCTCCGGAGGGTCCATGAAGGATGccaaggtggtggaggagatcgACCCCGAGGCGGCCATGAAGGTGTATATCGGCAAGGGTGACTTTGCGAACGCGCTACGCATGGCGGCGCGGAAGtcgcaggaggaggtgcagtaCGTGGTTGGCCTGcaggtgcagcacctccttcgccagGGCGACGTCGTGCTGTGTCTCGAGGCGCTCAGCACGAACACTATGGACGCAGACGACTTCCGCTTCTACGAGACGTGGATGTCGGTGGCGCAAAAGGCGATTCCCCTGCTGCCCGGCGacgacgcggtggcgacgctgctgcagccgctgcacgaCGGCCTTGTGAAAGTGATCGATAGCATGACGCGGTCTGGTCAGAAGACTGAGGACATCGCCAAGGCCACAGCACTCGCAACCGTTGTGCACATCTACTACATGTCCCGCAAGATGGAGACGGAACTGAACATGCCGGATTTTGCGGTGCAACTCATGCTCGGGCTGCCGCGCTGGATTCCGTATGTGGCACCGGATAAAGCGTTCTATGACGCCGGCATGGCCGCGAAGCGCTCGGGGCTCGAGGGGATGCAGGACGTTGCCTTCCTCTATCTCAACCGCGCACTGGACATCAGCGAACGCATtgacgacggcgatgcaGACAGCAGCGGGATCGACAATGCGGACTTTGCCGCGACAGACTTCCCAAAGGTGTACCGCCTACCGAAGGAGCCCACCGTTCCAGCGCAagcgatggaggaggtgaacAACTGGGTGCTGACCGTGTCCATCGACAACACAGCCGCCTCGGACGACCGCACGCTGCCGATGGTGAACGATCCGGAGAACGGGGAGCCGATGTTCGCCGGCTCCGTGAAGTCCCCGCACACAGGCAAGGTGTTCCCGAGCTGCTTGGTGACCGGCTACCCCGTCATGGATGGTGGTCTAACGAAGTGCTCCCACTGCCAGCGTCAAGCGAACCAGGCGGACTGGAACAGGTTTGTGCTGATGGCGAAGCGCTGCCCgtggtgcggcgcggcggcgaaccCCGACTTCAAGGTATAGGCCACTGCGGGGccgggagggagggagggggaattTAGAGGATACCGTATTGAGAGCGGCACTTGGAGggacacccacccacatacccaccaccactgtgcTGCTTCCTTTGCTTCTGTTTGATCTCCAACTGATGTAGAATGTAATGCTGCCATGCGAAAAAggcgctcttttcttcctcctcaaaTCCCccgctcccttcccccccctctctctctgtgctgaTGTGTACGTTGTCGCTCAGGTTGCTTATTAgatttcctcttcttctcaaGTGAGGCGCGAGGGCGCataggtgcgtgtgtgtgcggggcgCGTCTCAAGAGGTCTCTCTTGCCCTACGCATCTCTTTTTTAAGCGGAACCACCAACCACGAAACTAGGCATCGCAGGCCACGGGCGTGCAGaggaagtgtgtgtgtgtggggggagggaggatggTAGTGAGGCTAAAGAgcacctctcttttcctttcctaGCGTCCTCTGCGCCCATCACCGATCCCGGTGTAAGCCGGGTGGCGTGGCAGCCACTGCACCCCCCGATTTCCTTAGCCGTGCGGCGCTCCCCACCCTACCACAGTCTCCCCCCTTAGGAATGTGGTGGGCTTTTCTTCTTGACTTGCCCATCCTCTTGTGTGAGCGGCAAACGCGTGCAGGTgaagacgcgcagcagcttcacaaGCGGTGTGCTCAGCACcggcagggggagggagggagagaggggcgggggtggcTTCACTAGAGCTATTCCCGTATCGctgtttcctcctttctgGATGTGTTGTCCCTCAGCTATCTACCTCTTTCGCGCTTTTCCTCGTATACCTCCCGTACTGCGAGCGACATCCGCTCGACAGAAATCGCAGCAGTTGTCCCACTGCAGTAGTCGCCAACCAGCAGGCACTTGTCGTCTGTAGTGAGGCACTTTTGTCCGCTAACCATAGCCACACATACCATCGTCAGCCACAGGTGTGATACCAGTTGTGTGCCTGTGGCGCCCCTCCGACGCCCCAGACCTTGACCACACCGTGTAACCCCCTTTCTGCTTCCTCACCAACTCATCGGCATCCATACAAACTCCAGCGCCCCGCTTTCCTTTGGTACCCTACATGACATAACAATGGTTCGTTATGTGCAACGCCCGTGGTTCTCGCCGCTCGGCTTCATGGCGTCAAGCCCAACCGCCTACGCGCCGATGATTGCGTGTAtcgccctcgccgccatCTTCCCGTTTCGCTACCATATCTCCGAGTACTTTGAGCGCCAGAGCGATGGCTCGcacgtggagctgcgccgcagagCCGTCAAGTACTACGCTGAGATGGAGCGGATGCACCGTCGGCAGGCGCTGGTGAACCTAGAAAGTATCCAAGACGACAACGCACCGCACCGCCTCAGTGCGGTGCTGTCGGTGGAGTCAATCCAGGCAGGCAGCCTAGATCAGGAGTACAACTACTGGTACGCCCACGAGCGTGACGCGATCCGGGCGGAGAAGCTGATAATGGAGATACGGGAGCTGAAGGCGAAGATGGCTGCCGAAGGtgcgtgagagagcgagagcgagacggAGAGCGCCAGGAAAGGCTGCAGTGGTCGGCCcgtttcctcttcttccctccccctactcGATGTTTTAGGTTTGTTCGTCCATGCGCTTATTGCCATCTTTCTGTtgcccctcgccctctctgcttgtgtgtgaTCCACATCTTGGCGtctctgttgtgtgtgtgtgtgtaagtgtgtgtgttggtgtgacCACGTTTTGGCGGAATGGGTTCAGCGAGGCGCGGGACGGAGCTGCATTATTATGCGTTGTTGCTTGAAGAGCATGCAAAAGCGTAGACGAACACgcgaacgagagagagggcaaacTAACACAGgacgtgcgcgtgcagcgcTCGTGCctgcgtgcacacacacacacacactttctctgtgcatctgtggaggaaagaggggggccTATTATTTCAATCCTAAGCAAACCGAGGTGGGGGCCCTAGTCAAGACCGATTCCGACCGTCCCTCTCgcacgcctgctgctccttcgtTTGTACGCTTGCTCAACTCCTCCCAATGCTGAatcgcttttcttctctctcatccttcgcgctgctgcggctgctgcggcttctATTCacatgtggtggtgggaacGCTCTCTTTTGCCGTGCTTTCGCttatacacacgcacacgcacacacacacccacacccacacacacgcatgcatgcgcCGACGTATAGGCATACCCGCGTGCgtatatatattttttaAGCTTCCCCTGGGTGAACCGGTGCTCATTGAAGCGTCACGCGAGTGGACAGCCCACCCCTTTTCGAAGGTACACGGATACAAAAGTGAACGAGGCCGAATCGCTTCTTCTCAGCAGTCTCCCTTATTCCAGagcgtctccctcccctcccctccccctctccttctcctctctctcgttgcgTGTTCGCCTGCTCGTTCTTTCGTTGTAGACT
Encoded here:
- a CDS encoding hypothetical protein (TriTrypDB/GeneDB-style sysID: LpmP.21.1180), with the translated sequence MQVQFYQNIMKGQQGTARTQAICFSPNNKRLAVADATRHIQLFDEQGERRDKFATKAASDKGGRGYIVTDMTFSPDSSLLAIAQSDSIVFVYRLGLEWGEKKAIRNKLSQTSPVTCVAWPNTSSQGVELIAFATLDGSVKVGMLKANKSHVLYSHDHPAVSMCTSRDNTKILTGHLDGTVYQYVFEASEDGAEVAGAKRLFVHSCAPYMLAWGESICAAGTDCQVGFYTPKSGHKPQVIPFDPKEVGSFTGGVCNPSGQAVAIAGREQIRVFDLNIRSRKWEEGAVVHLPHSEGFSAMQWKRDGSRLATGSVTGSVDLFDCCLRRYRMRGAYEFTYVSHSQVIVKRLASGTRLVLQSYMGFEIQKVNVYQDRYLVAHTSVTLLLGDLASHKLSEVPWQLTGREKFTFENEQICMVFNVGELCLIEYGKNMILGTCRTEERNAHRISVRVLNPLASDPGAGAAAGSGSAGGQRREVNTTTGSPIVSTSVAGGSGALEAYNSRCVIAYLIDRQTIQIDDLKSGVSIARVAHESKIDWLELDFRASRLLFRDKQHQLYLYHIATQQRTTLLSYCTYVQWVPRSDVVVAQSRLELCVWYNVESPDRVTIVPIRGEVEGMERGNGKTEVIVDEGVSTVAYALDESLIEFRAAMEERDLDRACDLLERTALTPGTEVMWCTLAKVSLQEVKLFVAERCYAALGDVAKVRALQRIHQLAAQARADSAGATTGYEHYTVLAELYMMNNDFKRAEQLYLENGRVEDAMQVWEEMNRFDESLTIAESRGLEDVANRRARYFAWLMETRQYEKAGEIREKDGKFIDAINLYLRGGTPARAAQVVSANNLKPEQQLLEAIAAALFKAQVFEAAGDFFDKLHMTDRAIDAYKRGHAFSRAVDYAKTAAPQQVVPLEEAWGDYLVSQKHVDQAINHYNEAGKYGKAVKAALDSRQWAKAAALLETQRNSGVGSSGAPADTAAPVDAATKSAYQRIAHHYEEVHQYAEAEKFYIKCGAVSDAVDMYSRAGMTDHMYRVAQRHLEQDKLVELFVSQAKQLETKGDYAAAERIYLKVNDADGAIMMYRKNRDYTNMMRLVQAYRSSYVVQTHLALASQFQKEGNLKAAETHFIAGKDWSRAVSMYRDRDLWDDAVRVAKVHGGTNAAKQVVVSRATVMDSEEGVQLLGKFNLVEAGIDAALESSKFDLALQWAQLAQPAKVPYVYLKYAMHYEDQGDFRMAEEAFIKSGKPREAIDMYVHQHDFTSAMRVAEHHDPSAVPHVCATNGRVCFQQGNYKEAEALLLRANAPETLLKMYVDAKMFREAQRVAKEYCPEMQGDVAKRMALNSNDPQKAGAVLEENGEYQLAIDTYLAATPEVVPDPATLANLWVRAVKVAQKHTRNLLKEVLRSATDKLKAVQRYVEAGKCLEDCEDYKGAINMYVQAHKFDMAETLAKRVSPELESFVKRAIVQDSISGGSMKDAKVVEEIDPEAAMKVYIGKGDFANALRMAARKSQEEVQYVVGLQVQHLLRQGDVVLCLEALSTNTMDADDFRFYETWMSVAQKAIPLLPGDDAVATLLQPLHDGLVKVIDSMTRSGQKTEDIAKATALATVVHIYYMSRKMETELNMPDFAVQLMLGLPRWIPYVAPDKAFYDAGMAAKRSGLEGMQDVAFLYLNRALDISERIDDGDADSSGIDNADFAATDFPKVYRLPKEPTVPAQAMEEVNNWVLTVSIDNTAASDDRTLPMVNDPENGEPMFAGSVKSPHTGKVFPSCLVTGYPVMDGGLTKCSHCQRQANQADWNRFVLMAKRCPWCGAAANPDFKV
- a CDS encoding hypothetical protein (TriTrypDB/GeneDB-style sysID: LpmP.21.1190); translated protein: MVRYVQRPWFSPLGFMASSPTAYAPMIACIALAAIFPFRYHISEYFERQSDGSHVELRRRAVKYYAEMERMHRRQALVNLESIQDDNAPHRLSAVLSVESIQAGSLDQEYNYWYAHERDAIRAEKLIMEIRELKAKMAAEGA